The Armatimonadota bacterium genomic sequence TGCCACAAACGGGGCCATCGCGTTGCCGACGTTGTTGGAGCCCAGCGCGTACGCCGCGTAGCAACCCACCACCACCGCGGAGTAGCGCACGGCACGGCCAAAGAGCAGCCCCCCGCCGAGTTTCCCTGCCGCCACCCGGGCAAGCAGCCGATGGAGGAGGTAAGCGGCGATCCCGGCGCCGATGGGCGCGGTCACCATCGAGGCCACCATCCGCGCAGCGATCACCGGATCGAAGCCCTTCCCCGCATACAGACCCGCTGCAATCAGCGCGCCGAAGATGGAATGGGAGGTCGAGATGGGCAGCCCGAGCCTGGTCATCACGTGGGCCGTGATGCCGGCCGCCAGCGCGGCGACGATGCTTATCTCCAACGTCAGACTGGTAAGGCGCCCCAGCGTTGGGAATACCTTCTCCCCCTCCAGGACCGCGCCCAGGAGGGCGAAGATCGCCGCCAGGACAATCGCACGGCGGTAGGCGATGATGTTGGCGCCGATCTGGGGGCCGAAGGCGTTGGCGGCGTCGTTGGCCCCGATCCCCCAGCCGAGGTAGAGGGCGGGCAGCAGTGCGATCATGTCTAGATCTTCAGGCCGATGATCAGTGCCTCAAGACGGTCGCCCGCGTCCTCCATCTCGTCGGACATCTCGGTCAGTGTCTCAAGGAACTGCTTCAGGTGGGTCTTACCGGCCAGGGGAAGGTCAGAGGTGAAGATCTGCCGGGTCATCTTCCACTCGATGCCGTCAATGAGTGATTCGGTAACGCCGAGCTTGGTCAGGCTGTCGCGGATCACCCGTTGATCAGGGGTCGAGAAGAAGTTCGTCACGGCATCGTGCAGGGCGGCATAGGCCACCTGGGTCTGCTCCTGGATCTGATGGATGTGCTCCGCGTACTCCGAGGGAATCTCGGGGCGCTGGCCCAGCAGGAAGTCGCACATCACCTCGGCGGCATCGGCGATCATGTCCATCCGTTCGACGAACTCGTGGATGTCGGACCGGAAGATCGGCAGAAACGCCCCCCGGTACAGCAGGTCAACCACCGAGCGCCGCATCTGGTCCGCGTCGGTCTCCAGGTGATCCACCTCGATCGCTCCTGCCTTGGCCTCTTCGATCCGGCCGGCCAGGTAGTCGTCCATGACGGTTCGGGCCCGCGCCACGCACTCGCCGACCTTGTCCAGGTGCTCAAGAAGCAGCTCCCGAACCTCTCCCTCCCTATCGTGCCCAAAGATGAACTTCATCGCTCTTGCCACCGCCGTCACCTCCAAGAGGCATTCCCACCGTAGGTTCGCCGGCGCGCCGGTCCCTCCTCCGCCCGACCGGACGCACTGCTGCAGGGCAGGAGCGCAGTTTGTGCGCCGCGAAGACACTGTTACTCCCTTTTTGGCTCGACATTCCGCAGCGGTCCCGGGCAATCCGGCAGGCGGTGGTGTTGGAGGCGCACAAGATGGGGACGCGGTGGTTCGGCGAACGGATCCGGCGGGTCGAGGATCCCCGGCTGCTGACCGGCAGGGGCTCCTATGTGGACGACATCCATCCCCCAAATCTGCTCCACGGGGCCGTGCTCCGAAGCCCTCATGCCCGCGCGCGGGTTGTGCGGATTGACGCCTCCAAGGCCAGGGCAATGCCCGGCGTGGCCGCGGTCTACACCCACGCAGACCTGCCGCCGCCGCTGGGGGATCCGCTACCCAGGCTCATCCCCCATCCCACCCTGATCCACCACAAGACCCAGGTGGCGCTGGCCGCGGACATTGTCCGTCACGTGGGCGAGCCGGTGGCGTTCGTGGTAGCAGAGAGTCGCTACCTGGCCGAGGACGCCCTGGAAGCCATCGAGGTTGAGTACGACCCGCTCCCTGCCGTTGTGGACCTGGAAACCGCGGCCGGGCCTGACGGCCCTCTGGTCCATGAGGATGCCGGCACCAACGTGGCCGCGCACTACACCCAGCGCGTGGGCGACCCCGAGGGTGCGTTCGCCAGCGCTCCGCGTGTCTTCCGCGAGAGGATCCGCATGGACCGGGGCACGGCCGCCTCCATGGAGACCCGCGGGGTCGTGGCGATCTGGGACGGGCGCATGCGCAACCTGGTGATCTACGACTCCACGCAGTCTCCGATCCCGATCCGGAACGGCCTGGCGCGGCTGTTCGGCCTCCCCCAGAACAACGTAAGGGTGATCGCACCCGACGTGGGCGGCGGTTTCGGGCCCAAGATCATGATGTTCTACCCCGAGGAGATCCTGGTGCCGCTGGCCGCGATGCGCCTGAACCGGCCGGTCAAGTGGATCGAGGACCGGCGCGAGAACTTCGTGGCCACAAACCAGGAACGGGAACAGATCCACGACGTCGAGATCGCGGTGGACGGCGAGGGCCGGATCCTGGGCGTGCGGACCGTCTTCCTACACGATGCGGGCGCCTACATCGCCTACGGGCTGATCGTGCCCATCGTCGCCAGCACAACGCTGGTCGGTCCCTACAGGATTCCCAACTACCACTGTGAGTTCAAGGCGGTGTTCACAAACAAGACCCAGGTGAGCCCTTACCGCGGGGCAGGCCGACCCCATGGCGTCTTCATCATGGAGCGCCTGATGGACAGGGTGGCGCGGGAGCTGGGGGTTGATCGCGCCGAGGTCCGCCGGCGCAACCTGATACAGCCCGACGAGTTCCCCTACGACACCGGGCTGATCTACCAGGACAACGCGCCGCTCATCTACGACAGCGGTAACTACCCGGCGGTACTCGAGAAGACCCTCGGGATGATCGGGTACGCCCAATGGCCACAGCAGCAGGCCGAGGCGCGCAGAGAAGGCAGAACGTTGGGCCTCGGCCTTGCCCTGTACGTGGAAGGCACCGGCATCGGTCCATACGAAGGATGCCGGATCACGGTCGAGCCGACGGGCAAGGTCTTCGCGGCGACGAGCGTGGGCACACAGGGCCAGGGGCACTTCACCGTGTTCGCCCAGATCATCGCGGACGCACTGGGCGTGGACGTGCGCGACGTCACGGTCACCACCGGCGACACAGCGGCGTTCGGATGGGGCACAGGGACGTTCGCAAGCCGCTCGGCAGTGGTGGCGGGAAGCGCGGTGGCGCTCGCGGGCCAGGCGGTGCGGGAGAAGGCCCTCACGGTCGCCTCCGGGCTCCTGGAGGCAAGTACGGACGACCTCGAACTCGCCGGGGGTAAGATCTTCGTACGCGGAGCGCCGGCGCGGTCGGTGACGCTGGGCGAGGTAGCGACTGCGGCCAACCCGCTCCGCGGAACCATCCCAAAGGAATGGGAAGGTCCGGGGCTGGAAGCCGCGCGCTACTTCGCGCCGCCTCGGGGGAGCTTCGCCGGCGGGTGTCACGCTGCGATCGTAGAGGTGGACAGGGATACAGGCGCGGTGCGCGTAGAGCGGTACGTGGTTGTCCACGACTGCGGCACCGTGATCAACCCGATGATCCTGGACGGACAGATCCAGGGCGGCGTGGCCCAGGGAATCGGCGGCGCCCTCTACGAGAGACTTGTCTACGACGAGGACGGCCAGCTCCTGACGCAGACCTTCATGGACTACCTGCTGCCGACCGCGGCCGAGGTGCCAAGGGCCGAGATCGGGCACGTCGAGACCCCGTCCCCGCTCAACCCGTTGGGCGTGAAGGGCGCGGGTGAGGCAGGTGTGATCCCGGCCGCGGCGGTCTTCGCCTCGGCACTGGACGACGCCCTGGGCACGAGAGTCGCAGAGATGCCGCTGTCGCACAGCCTCCTGCTGGAGATGCTGCGCGGCGCAGAAGCCCCGGCGGAAGATCGGAGCGTGCACTCGTGAAGCCAGCACCCTTCGAATACCTCGCGCCCCGCAGGCGCCTTGAAGCGCTGGAGGCCTTGAGCGAGTACGGCGTTGAAGCCAAGGCCTTGGCCGGCGGGCAGAGTCTGGTGCCGCTGCTGGCGATGCGCCTGGCGCGCCCGGCGGTACTGGTGGATCTGAACCGGATAAGGGATCTGGCCTTCATCCGTCCCTACAACGGGGGACTCGCGATCGGCGCCATGACGCGCCAGCGTACGGTGGAGGCCCACCGACTCGTTGTCGCCCGGGTCCCCCTGCTGGCAGAGGCCGTCCGCTGCATCGCGCACCCGCAGATCCGCGCGCGCGGCACGATCGGCGGGAGTCTGGCACACGCCGATCCGTCCTCTGAGCTGCCCGCGGCGGCCGCGGCACTGGACGCCCACTTCGTGCTTGCCAGTGTGCGCGGGGAGCGCGTGCTCAACAGCGAGCAGTTCTTCACGGGATACCTGACCACCGCCCTGGAGCCCGACGAGCTGCTGACCGAAGTGCGGCTGCCCGCGTTGCTGCCGGACGCCGGATGGGCGTTTGTCGAGATCGCCAGGCGCCACGGCGACTTCGCCCTGGCCGGCGTGGCAGCGGTCCTGCGGCTCGACGGCGATGGCCGCTGCACCGAAGCGCAGTTGGTCTTCACCGGCGTGGGACCTGGACCTGTGCGCATCCCACAGGCCGAGCAGGCGCTTCTGGGACAGCAGGTTCCTGGTCCGTCCGTTGCCGAGATGGCGCGCATCGTCCAGGACAACCTCGACCCCCCCACCGACATCCACGCCACCGCGGACTACCGCAGGCACGCCGCCGGCGTGCTGGCAGGCCGGGCCATGTTGCAGGCAGCCAATAGGACCAGGGAGCGACGATGATGCGCACCAGACGCAGGATTCCGGTGAGCCAGGCGCAGATCCACGTGCGCGTCAATGGCAGCGAGGTCACCCGAACGGTCGAGGTGCGGCGCACCCTGGCCGACTTCCTGCGCGAGGACCTGGGGCTGACCGGAACGCACGTCGGATGCGAGCACGGCGTCTGCGGAGCGTGCACGGTGCTGCTGGACGGCCGGCCGGTCAGGTCCTGCCTCCTGTTCGCGGTGCAGGCCGACGGCGCCGAGGTCACCACTGTCGAGGCGCTGGGCACGCCCGAAGCGCTCTCGCCTCTGCAGCAGGCGTTCATGGACCACCACGCGCTCCAGTGCGGCTTCTGTACGCCCGGGTTCTTGATGAGCGCGACCGCCCTGCTGCGCGATCATCCCCGGCCCTCGGACGAGTTGATCCGCGAGATGATGGGCGGGCACCTGTGTCGGTGTACGGGATACGCGGCGATCGGGGAAGCGGTGAAGACCGCCGGGGCATGACCCTTCCCCCGCGGGCCGATCCCATCGCCGCCCTTCTCATCGCCGCGCCGCTGGCGGGCCTGCGTCACCGTGAGGCGGCGGGGACCGTTCTGGCCTCGTTCGAGCGCAGCGCCTATCTGGAGATGGACGGCT encodes the following:
- a CDS encoding xanthine dehydrogenase family protein subunit M; its protein translation is MKPAPFEYLAPRRRLEALEALSEYGVEAKALAGGQSLVPLLAMRLARPAVLVDLNRIRDLAFIRPYNGGLAIGAMTRQRTVEAHRLVVARVPLLAEAVRCIAHPQIRARGTIGGSLAHADPSSELPAAAAALDAHFVLASVRGERVLNSEQFFTGYLTTALEPDELLTEVRLPALLPDAGWAFVEIARRHGDFALAGVAAVLRLDGDGRCTEAQLVFTGVGPGPVRIPQAEQALLGQQVPGPSVAEMARIVQDNLDPPTDIHATADYRRHAAGVLAGRAMLQAANRTRERR
- a CDS encoding inorganic phosphate transporter, with protein sequence MIALLPALYLGWGIGANDAANAFGPQIGANIIAYRRAIVLAAIFALLGAVLEGEKVFPTLGRLTSLTLEISIVAALAAGITAHVMTRLGLPISTSHSIFGALIAAGLYAGKGFDPVIAARMVASMVTAPIGAGIAAYLLHRLLARVAAGKLGGGLLFGRAVRYSAVVVGCYAAYALGSNNVGNAMAPFVAVGVISPAAGAALGGVAIAAGVLTYSRNVVMLVGKQITALDPITALVAALATAVTVHMFTQLRIPVST
- a CDS encoding (2Fe-2S)-binding protein, which produces MSQAQIHVRVNGSEVTRTVEVRRTLADFLREDLGLTGTHVGCEHGVCGACTVLLDGRPVRSCLLFAVQADGAEVTTVEALGTPEALSPLQQAFMDHHALQCGFCTPGFLMSATALLRDHPRPSDELIREMMGGHLCRCTGYAAIGEAVKTAGA
- a CDS encoding xanthine dehydrogenase family protein; the encoded protein is MGTRWFGERIRRVEDPRLLTGRGSYVDDIHPPNLLHGAVLRSPHARARVVRIDASKARAMPGVAAVYTHADLPPPLGDPLPRLIPHPTLIHHKTQVALAADIVRHVGEPVAFVVAESRYLAEDALEAIEVEYDPLPAVVDLETAAGPDGPLVHEDAGTNVAAHYTQRVGDPEGAFASAPRVFRERIRMDRGTAASMETRGVVAIWDGRMRNLVIYDSTQSPIPIRNGLARLFGLPQNNVRVIAPDVGGGFGPKIMMFYPEEILVPLAAMRLNRPVKWIEDRRENFVATNQEREQIHDVEIAVDGEGRILGVRTVFLHDAGAYIAYGLIVPIVASTTLVGPYRIPNYHCEFKAVFTNKTQVSPYRGAGRPHGVFIMERLMDRVARELGVDRAEVRRRNLIQPDEFPYDTGLIYQDNAPLIYDSGNYPAVLEKTLGMIGYAQWPQQQAEARREGRTLGLGLALYVEGTGIGPYEGCRITVEPTGKVFAATSVGTQGQGHFTVFAQIIADALGVDVRDVTVTTGDTAAFGWGTGTFASRSAVVAGSAVALAGQAVREKALTVASGLLEASTDDLELAGGKIFVRGAPARSVTLGEVATAANPLRGTIPKEWEGPGLEAARYFAPPRGSFAGGCHAAIVEVDRDTGAVRVERYVVVHDCGTVINPMILDGQIQGGVAQGIGGALYERLVYDEDGQLLTQTFMDYLLPTAAEVPRAEIGHVETPSPLNPLGVKGAGEAGVIPAAAVFASALDDALGTRVAEMPLSHSLLLEMLRGAEAPAEDRSVHS
- a CDS encoding DUF47 family protein, whose amino-acid sequence is MARAMKFIFGHDREGEVRELLLEHLDKVGECVARARTVMDDYLAGRIEEAKAGAIEVDHLETDADQMRRSVVDLLYRGAFLPIFRSDIHEFVERMDMIADAAEVMCDFLLGQRPEIPSEYAEHIHQIQEQTQVAYAALHDAVTNFFSTPDQRVIRDSLTKLGVTESLIDGIEWKMTRQIFTSDLPLAGKTHLKQFLETLTEMSDEMEDAGDRLEALIIGLKI